The sequence TACAGCACCTTGATTCCAAACCAAACTAAACATAACCAATCCGGTAGTTCCAGTGGCTGATGTCATAGGATCCAGTTGTTCCAGCAGTGTCAGTCAATTATTAGTCCTTGATATATCATCGCATGGAAGGATAAAGTATGCTGCCACTGCCAGAATCAGACATGCAATTGCCGTGAGCCAGTAAGTGCGCGGCCACCAGGCAAGTTTGGATCAGTAAAGGTAGAATCGCGACACCTAGAATAAAACCTACTGGCTCTCCAGCACCAAATAGAGTGAAGACAATGTGTTTCCTCTTCCCCTGCTTGTAAGTGAGACCAAGTACAGCGCTGGCGTTCGGTAGAATGAAGGTTACACACTATACTTAGCTAGCCCTTGCAAAGCGTggcaaaaaaattcaaagaagacTTCCTTACTAAAAATACTGAAATCTGTAAGAATCGGCCAAAGTCCATACCACAAGAGTCTACAGAAGACAAACCTTCTATGCCTGAAAAGATCGCCGAGTCTCCCGCGACTAAAGTAAAAGGCCTGATGGTAATGGAAGAACTAGCAGCAAACCAATTTTGCTTTCCTGTATTTTCCACCTCAAAACTGGTCGCAGCGTAAGTGTAAGGTGTATATTGCCGATGAATAAGTTAAAATCCTGAAAAATAGTTTGCGAAATTACTCGCTGATTTCGTATCTAGATCCACTGGTGTATAACGCATTATCACATCCGTGGGCGGCTTCACCTACTGCCATTAGTTCTCTACCATCTTTGATTCTATTTTTCATGAACATGACTTGTGTAGCTCTTGGTGCTACTTGCGGATTCTAGGGCCATTATGAGACTCTCAATTAGGATGCTACAAGTTTGAGGTTTTGCCAAAAATTGGTGAGTCTGGTAAGCCAGGAAGTTTCAAATATAAACCCGCGTTGTCAATTCTAAAACCATCTACTCCGTGGTTTAACCAAAACCCAACAGCACTTTCACAGATTGCCTTTCTGCAACATGCATTTTCCCAATTCGACTTTACAACTTGCAAATAAACGTAGGTATAGttcatttttggtttcatCAAAAGTCCAAGCTGGACCACTAAAGGAGGAAGGGGCTTACCATTCTCATCGTAACCTTTTGGTGGCTTGTAAAAGAACCAATCACGCTTTGGATTGGTCTTAGAAAATTTACTCTCCTTGAATCACTTGTGTTCTGTAGAGCAGTGGTTGATGAGCAAATCGGTAATAAATTTCATACTAAGCTTGTGAGTCTTTTCGATTGGCTCGAGACAGTTCTTGTTGGTACCATATGTGGGGCAAACTTTTTCGTAGTTGGAGATACCATATCCTTATCGTCTTGGGGGAGCCGCGAAATGGACAAACCCAAATAATATCAAAGCCAAGATCTTTGGTGTACTTCAATTTGGAGGGAATACCTTTCATATAATCCCAGCCATTCTTGTTGGAGTCTCTAAAACTTGCTGGGTAAATTTGATAGGTTGTGGCTTCTTTCCACTACTTCCTTTCAGTTTATGGATGATCAGAAATAGTCATTTATGTATTCCGTTATGTTTGACTGATTTGCTGTTTAATAATACCAGAAAAACAGCTGACAAGTATATCATATTTAGGAGACTTATTGGTGGCACTTTTTATACCTTATTCAGAGGGCCacacaagaaaaaatacgCTGTAACAAGAATATCAAGCAAAGAAGCTTCTTATCTTATGTTGTTTGAACCACCCCACTATATAGACCATATTACAGACGCTACTTCtcaaataagaagaaaagaaaaaaaaaacatgcCTCATCACTGTTCGAGCAACTCTGGATTGTGTGGGGTCCGCGTAAACTCCCGGACAAATCATGTAAACTTAAACCCCatgtttaatttttaacGAAGCGcacaaaagagaaaaggatTATATAAAAGCGAGAGTTTCAGCAGTACAGCCATAAGCCACTACAACCAAGAATTTGTTAGTATTAGAACTTGGGCGGTGGAATTATCTAGGGAAAGACATATCTTTCTCAATTTGAAGTTATgtcagttttctttttcatgtCTAACTTGAACTTTGTACAGGCAGTATAACGCCCCTACACGTATTTTTGTGGGAACCGACTACTGCAATACTCTCCTCATACTCCCCAATAGTTGTCTAAACGTCTCTCCAGGTCTTATAGAAGCATCTGCGAAGGCAGACTTCAACACACGTTCGGCCATATATCTTTTGTCCCAGAGGGCATACATAGTGCATAAGTATTCAGTATATAAACAGGCGCTCTATTCTCTATACTTGTTGTAGTTTTGACATAACCAGCAGAAcaatataaaaaacatCCAAGACGACAGATTAACTATGAAGGGCTTGTCCTTATTaataaacagaaaaaaagataataatgACTTGAATTTAGATGAGATCGAGAATGTTATAAGTGCTACTGAATTTAGCTGAATAGAGACGGAGGAGCAAGATAAGAAAGCCGATTTTGAGTACGGTCCAGAAACACCAATCGATAATGATAAAGGTATACTCTAGCTACCACTAAAATTGCCCGAAAGTGCCGATAGAACTTTCATTGAAGTAGATAAACTATTTAGACTTGGTGTGCCAGCAAGGAAGCTCAAGTCAACAAAAGTGGACCCATTTGCCATCAAAGCAAACACTAGCAATGTCACCTATAAGGATCCTAAGGAAGATGTGGAAGGTTCCACCGAGGAGGGAGAATTAACTACCCCATCTCTTACGATTTGATGAGTCTTAGTGCAGTAGATAATATGGCATCACTCTCTGTGTATATATTAAGTACCTAACACATTAAATTTATTATCTATTTACTTGGTTAGGGTACTTCGTTAGTTGTAGCTCTGCCATCGCTAGAATTGAGTGTCACCAAACATCGAAATGCTGTCGCGTGGAAATTGTACGTTTTAAACATACGCCGTTACCCATCCTTGGCcaaaactaaaagaaaaaaagcacgTGCTCCTAAAGGTGAAGTGTGACTTTACAACACAATTAACGGAAACTATTAATATCCTGAAACGAAAGGAAGTATGTGTCTGTAAGACAACTAAAGGCTATATCCTTGTCCTTTAATGCAAACAGATCACTTGTATCTGTTGAAATTCTTTAGAACAAACTCCTTTATAAACCAATCGTGAAAACGTATATCGGTTTCTGCTAATTCTGGGTGAAATGATGTGACAAGGATGTTGTCATTTTGCTTYGCAGCGACTATTAATTCTTGACCGCtgttgtctttttcttctagctTACAGAGGACTTGGACCTCCTTAGGATCCAATATCTTTTCTATCACCGGAGCCCTTATAAATGTCGCAGGAAAATCAGTACAGTTTGGGATAAAGCTCGAGAAGTCRTACGTTTGAGTAAACGATTGAGCTTGYCTTCCAAACGCATTTCTCTTTACTTTGACTTTTAGCAAATCTAACGTCTTGACCAACTTTGCTTCGTTGGATAATTGTtgtgaaagaaaaatcaaacccGCGCACGTACCCCAGAtggttttctttggatCATGTACGAAGTTGTAGAGATCATTGTAAAACCCCGTTCTCTGAGCAATAAGAGACATCGTAGTAGATTCTCCACCAGGTATGACAAGTGCATTGCATCCTGCTAGTTGATCTTTATCCCTCACGGTAATCACAGATAGTTTCTCGTTATATTgatctttgttttcaacgATGCATCTTTCCACGTGTCGTACGTGCTCAATGAACGCACCTTGCAATGCCAATACCCCGATAACGATGGTCATCtctgttctttttcctcaATTGCSCTTCGTTGGATTTCTTCCCCTAGTTTAGGTATAACTGCCAGGTTGCTTATATAACGAGAGCGGACAGTCCTCATTTGGCAGAATATTTGGCTTCCACACTCTCGTCGTAACGGGCTTTTATcaatggttttttttccagaacTGGATATTGGCTTATATCAGCTATTCTTACAGTTTCCAGAAAACGATACGCCGCTCAACGGCTTAACGGCCATACGCTTTATCCTTCTATGAGTAAAGAATGggcaacaagaaaaaaaatatttggaaaatcCACCATATGTGACCAGATCTTTTAATTATATAAGACTAGTATCCTCTCGGTGATATATTCTTTCATTCCGGAGCAGAGCCGTTACAAAGATATCTATCAATCTATccaaaaagacaaagaaaacaagagaaaTGTCCGAATTTAAGGTTAAAACTGGGTTAGCTCAAATGCTAAAGGGTGGTGTGATTATGGATGTGGTCAACGCTGAACAAGCAATTATCGCCGAGARAGCAGGYGCATGTGCCGTGATGGCGCTGGAGCGTATTCCAGCCGACATGCGTAAATCCGGTCAAGTGTGTCGTATGTCAGATCCACACATGATCAAGGAAATCATGGCCGCAGTGTCCATTCCAGTGATGGCAAAAGTTCGTATTGGGCACTTTGTTGARGCACAAATCCTGGAAGCGCTACAGGTGGACTATATCGACGAAAGTGAGGTCTTGACCCCAGCTGACTGGTCTAATCATATCGAGAAGAACAGCTTCCAGGTCCCATTTGTTTGCGGTGCCAAAGATTTGGGTGAGGCATTGAGAAGAATAAACGAAGGCGCTGCGATGATCCGTACTAAAGGTGAAGCTGGTACTGGTGATGTGTCCGAAGCCGTGAAGCACATCAACAAGATCAGGGGTGAGATCCAGCTATATAAAGAGACCTTGACTAAGGAGTCAGATCTTGCCGCAAAAGCATCGGAACTAAGAGTGCCAGTCGAACTATTGAAGACCACRATTGAGAACGGCAAGTTACCCGTAGTTAATTTCGCTGCCGGTGGTGTTGCTACGCCWGCAGACGCTGCTCTGCTGATGCAGCTAGGCTGCGAGGGTGTTTTCGTTGGCTCAGGTATCTTCAAGTCTTCAAACCCTGATAAGTTGGCCCGCGCCATTGTGGAAGCCACCACTCACTACGACAACCCAAAAAAACTGTTAGAAGTATCCAGCGACTTGGGTGATTTGATGGGTGGTATTTCCATCCAATCGATCAACGAGGCAGCCAACAAAAACGGCACAAGACTTTCTGAAATCGGATGGTAGAGCAAGGCTCACACCCAACCCGCGTCCGAAACGGATGTTGTCGtaatttttggtttatCGTTTACATAGCATTTAGTTTAGTTTGTATATACGAAAATTAAACACGAAACTCAATCACTTACTGTTATTTTYATTCAGATCAGCGGACACGGTCATCTATGCATGCATCCTCTTATGGGATGAGTTCGATATGCGACTAACGTGCTGCAGATGGCTTGGCCAAGTATTCTATCGGGAAAAAGGTTGGCGCCAAATAGCGCACGGCACAATGCAGCTAACAACTCCGCggagaagaaaattgatACATTTATTAGTTTTCRATTTTAATGCGATTAGTGTCACTTGAGAATATGTGAMTGGTAATTTAACAKTAATTCAACTAGCTGCTTRTYTATTTTCAAGAATGTGGAGTATTCAATTAGCGGTTGTCAGAATATATTAGTTCTATAGAAGCGCAGAGAAGAAATAAGSTAACATCACGCAYGAGCTTGTATTTGCYAAAATKACYGGCAAAGAAACATATAAAAGGTTYGTATTGTTTGCATGTTTTCTCTGATYAATTGTCAACCATCCTTTCTCCMCTTCTCAATTGGTTAGAAYtgaacaacaacaacaactacAACACCAAATATATCCAAGATATGTCTACCGATAAAATCACATTTTTGTTAAACTGGCAACCAGCCCCATACCATATTCCAATCTTCTTGGCTCAAACCAAAGGTTACTTCAAGGAACAAGGTCTAGATATTGCTGTTCTAGAACCAACCAATCCTTCAGATGTCACTGAATTGATTGGTTCCGGTAAAGTGGACATGGGTTTGAAGGCTATGATCCACACACTAGCTGCCAAGGCTCGTGGCTTCCCAGTCACTTCCGTCGCCTCTTTGTTGGATGAACCATTCACTGGTGTCCTATACTTGGCCAACAGYGGTATCACCGAAGACTTCCAATCTCTAAAGGGTAAGAGAATCGGTTACGTTGGTGAATTCGGTAAGATTCAAATCGACGAATTGACTAAGCATTACGGTATGACYCCAGACGACTATACYGCCGTCAGATGTGGTATGAACG is a genomic window of Saccharomyces eubayanus strain FM1318 chromosome Unknown scaffold_18, whole genome shotgun sequence containing:
- a CDS encoding pyridoxal 5'-phosphate synthase subunit PdxS is translated as MSEFKVKTGLAQMLKGGVIMDVVNAEQAIIAEXAGACAVMALERIPADMRKSGQVCRMSDPHMIKEIMAAVSIPVMAKVRIGHFVEAQILEALQVDYIDESEVLTPADWSNHIEKNSFQVPFVCGAKDLGEALRRINEGAAMIRTKGEAGTGDVSEAVKHINKIRGEIQLYKETLTKESDLAAKASELRVPVELLKTTIENGKLPVVNFAAGGVATPADAALLMQLGCEGVFVGSGIFKSSNPDKLARAIVEATTHYDNPKKLLEVSSDLGDLMGGISIQSINEAANKNGTRLSEIGW